A genomic region of Scomber japonicus isolate fScoJap1 chromosome 5, fScoJap1.pri, whole genome shotgun sequence contains the following coding sequences:
- the tnnt3a gene encoding troponin T type 3a (skeletal, fast), translated as MSDTEEVDQVEAVEEEVVEVEVAPEAAHEPEAEAEAEAEPEPEPEPEPEPEPVVEPEPEPEPEPEAEPEPEPEAEGPTRREEERKKTEREKKKKILASRRKQLNIDHLNEDKLKDKINELYEWMCTLESEKFDHMERLKRQKYEVTTLRKRVEELSKFSKKGAAARRRK; from the exons ATGTCTGACACAGAGGAAGT TGATCAGGTCGAGG CCGTAGAAGAGGAGGTAGTAGAAGTAGAGGTGGCCCCTGAGGCGGCCCATGAGccagaggcagaggcagaggcagaggcagaaccagaaccagaaccagagccagagccagaaccagaaccagtgGTAGAGCCAGAGCCTGAGCCAGAACCTGAGCCTGAGGctgagcctgagcctgagcctgagGCTGAAG GGCCGAccagaagagaggaggaaagaaagaaaactgagagagagaagaagaagaagatcctGGCCTCCAGACGCAAGCAGCTGAACATCGACCATCTGAACGAAGACAAGCTGAa AGATAAGATCAACGAGCTGTACGAATGGATGTGTACGCTGGAGTCTGAGAAATTCGACCACATGGAGAGACTGAAGAGGCAGAAGTACGAG GTTACAACCCTGCGTAAGAGAGTGGAGGAGCTCAGTAAATT CAGCAAGAAGGGAGCCGCCGCCCGCCGCAGAAAGTAG